One window of the Choristoneura fumiferana chromosome 18, NRCan_CFum_1, whole genome shotgun sequence genome contains the following:
- the LOC141437748 gene encoding uncharacterized protein isoform X2, producing MKQVYRSGASMAETSYPSSDIESGEVDLANDWLKQAIYKEVSRGAKLRERKFGPPSDVTAKYSKPPLPARVVYKDRRKPSPSPCRNNGLDQLRERARSNSPFQSSRMSSPLSRRDSSSTYSRRCRPVCSMRISELAVPTKRQCIDTWRNKAGILPGQMVNRLKQQVMDQTPIVKISDAVNCFSQSSSVTSKKRPPRKINKEAMISRNKEETQYISAIFGHKIAQKLIRPVNAQLNSQLQNISSIISGEICDILRDKTKLQIDVTIHERMVRETADKVTIWIANILEETSEKLLEEDLKELEEQEGPALDILDDLVDNVVTVCRGADSDLEDIFDAASSLQKSEDGDNDVSTTDYVSVSSGNNDDTDSKAKSPVQEALKEYLDESDKKPIDDEESLKNHLMKQLNEIIDTNVIDTLKSHDILEKNSKEFDKHTDSQSNMQANRPGSVLLSVPDYKNGQMDIKLLVDEQEYDRDQISLEKERSPSDEALNQSDKADSGSEKEAKFDESLASENNNNDAVETKAQSDKIDEDKEDTIFLLADDQVRDNIDEQKLNMNEEQKSNLNEDQKSVKSAELPEDRDKKVQFSYDNFGAVTEVKQSIHSNEKISATASGNLKHSINIGQSSNSLLREVDEPWPEDLSFETLIKPGESVSKSVTSLGRILESDERNWLSPEETSSGKDQGFTSNPHPESIEQLNNFGINYDDFLGDNDNDGDSRNDKQSTAIVKVLDEFSRNDLNDVAPKQPQYNLKDTIEVVSDETDGQYGPTPVIKTVNQEETMSQTRDGTLGVSKLNPKKKVEQQELTAQIKGKELEASLNQLKQEIKRMNIQNKASEQSLVSVMLSKLQNRDNKWQAVNSDRGQSNSDISKIHTTSSERAKYPYPQKRKLNGKIHQRPSRPGATDTKKFDYRVHPSTAPSWIRRGRGQGDLGACPRPQGYTGTDGMRERELEIRKRCKDLDKILTNLEKWKSWLEYITKYITSLKEKAELNKPTLLHTNKAVKSDREKPARSTEKDAIWTKLNHRAKGGLKLSKNNETIKFKISSTPAPAKYCFSCGKKQIKRFSRSPTRK from the exons ATGAAACAAGTTTATAGAAGTGGTGCTTCTATGGCTGAAACTTCGTATCCCAGTTCCG ATATAGAATCGGGAGAGGTAGACCTTGCTAATGATTGGCTGAAACAAGCCATTTATAAAGAAGTCTCCCGTGGCGCAAAGCTTCGAGAGCGGAAGTTCGGTCCGCCGTCCGACGTAACTGCCAAATACTCCAAACCACCTTTACCTGCCAGAGTTGTATACAAGGACAGAAG GAAACCTTCACCATCGCCATGTAGGAACAATGGATTGGATCAATTGCGTGAGCGTGCGCGCTCCAACTCCCCTTTCCAGTCATCTCGCATGAGCTCGCCGTTGTCGCGGAGAGACAGTAGCTCGACCTACTCGCGACGCTGTCGACCGGTGTGCTCTATGCGGATCAGCGAACTGGCTGTCCCCACCAAACGACAGTGCATCGATACGTGGAGGAACAAAGCTGGTATCCTGCCTGGCCAAATG GTAAATCGACTGAAGCAGCAAGTTATGGATCAAACACCCATAGTTAAAATATCTGACGCAGTTAACTGTTTCAGTCAATCTTCCAGTGTTACTTCAAAGAAACG ACCgccaagaaaaataaataaagaggcAATGATAAGCAGAAACAAAGAAGAAACCCAATATATCAGTGCGATTTTTGGACATAAAATAGCACAAAAATTAATACGGCCTGTGAACGCACAGCTAAATTCTCA GTTGCAAAATATATCATCGATAATCAGTGGCGAAATATGTGACATTCTGCGTGACAAAACCAAGTTACAGATAGACGTTACAATCCACGAGCGGATGGTGCGAGAGACAGCCGATAAG GTAACGATTTGGATTGCTAACATCCTAGAAGAAACATCTGAGAAACTCTTGGAGGAAGATTTAAAAG AGCTTGAAGAACAAGAAGGCCCAGCTCTTGATATACTTGACGATTTAGTGGATAACGTAGTG accgTGTGCCGAGGAGCTGACTCTGATTTGGAAGACATATTCGATGCTGCCAGTAGCCTTCAAAAAAGCGAAGATGGCGATAATGATGTTTCAACGACAGACTATGTAAGCGTTTCGTCAGGAAACAATGATGACACCGACAGCAAAGCAAAGTCGCCTGTACAAGAGGCTTTAAAGGAGTATTTAGACGAATCAGATAAAAAACCAATAGACGACGAGGAATCCTTAAAGAATCACTTAATGAAACAACTAAACGAAATAATTGATACCAACGTCATCGACACACTAAAAAGTCATGATATTCTAGAAAAAAATAGCAAAGAATTTGATAAACACACGGACTCTCAATCCAACATGCAAGCCAATCGTCCGGGATCGGTTTTGCTATCAGTACCTGATTATAAGAACGGCCAAATGGatataaaattattagtagatGAGCAAGAATATGACCGTGATCAAATTAGTTTAGAAAAAGAGCGAAGTCCATCAGATGAGGCATTAAACCAATCAGACAAAGCTGACAGTGGGTCTGAAAAGGAAGCCAAATTTGATGAATCATTGGCctctgaaaataataataatgacgcAGTAGAAACCAAAGCACAATCTGATAAAATAGATGAAGACAAAGAAGACACTATATTTTTGCTAGCTGATGATCAAGTACGTGATAATATCGatgaacaaaaattaaatatgaatgaAGAACAAAAATCAAATTTGAATGAAGATCAAAAATCAGTTAAGAGTGCAGAATTGCCCGAAGACAGGGATAAAAAAGTACAATTTTCATATGATAACTTTG gagCAGTGACAGAAGTTAAGCAATCaatacatag TAATGAAAAAATATCAGCAACAGCCAGCGGTAACTTGAAGCATAGCATAAATATAGGCCAATCCAGTAATAGCTTATTGA GAGAGGTTGATGAGCCGTGGCCAGAGGATTTGTCATTTGAAACCCTAATTAAACCCGGTGAGAGCGTAAGTAAGTCAGTCACTTCATTAGGGAGAATATTGGAATCTGATGAAAGAAACTGGCTTTCACCGGAAGAAACATCATCAGGAAAAGACCAGGGTTTTACTTCTAACCCACACCCAGAAAGCATTGAACAATTGAATAACTTTGGAATAAATTACGATGATTTTCTCggagataatgataatgatggagACAGTCGCAATGACAAGCAAAGTACCGCAATAGTTAAAGTTTTAGACGAGTTTAGTCGTAACGATTTGAACGATGTTGCTCCGAAACAACCACAATACAATTTGAAAGATACAATTGAGGTAGTATCAGACGAAACTGATGGACAATACGGTCCAACACCGGTAATAAAAACTGTTAATCAGGAAGAAACCATGAGCCAAACGAGAGACGGTACTTTAGGCGTGTCAAAACTCAAtcccaaaaaaaaagttgagcAGCAGGAATTAACTGCTCAAATAAAAGGTAAAGAACTGGAAGCTTCTTTGAATCagttaaaacaagaaataaagaGAATGAATATTCAAAATAAGGCTTCTGAACAAAGTCTGGTTTCGGTGATGTTGTCCAAATTGCAAAACCGTGACAATAAATGGCAAGCCGTAAACTCTGATCGTGGGCAATCTAATTCTGATATTTCAAAAATACACACAACTTCAAGTGAACGTGCGAAATATCCGTATCCACAAAAGAGAAAATTAAACGGTAAAATACATCAAAGACCTTCAAGGCCTGGAGCAACGGATACAAAGAAGTTTGACTACa GGGTTCATCCAAGTACAGCTCCTTCGTGGATAAGACGAGGGAGAGGGCAAGGTGACCTTGGAGCTTGCCCCAGGCCACAGGGATATACAG gtACGGATGGAATGAGAGAACGTGAACTCGAAATTCGTAAACGATGCaaagatttagataaaattcttACGAACCTAGAGAAATGGAAGAGTTGGTTAGAATATATCACAAAATACATCACTTCTTTAAAAGAGAAAGCAG AATTAAACAAACCGACCCTGCTCCATACAAACAAAGCTGTAAAGTCCGACCGAGAGAAACCAGCAAGAAGCACTGAAAAGGATGCTATTTGGACAAAGTTAAACCACCGTGCAAAAGGAGGTTTAAAACTGTCTAAGAACAATGAGACTATTAAGTTTAAg
- the LOC141437748 gene encoding uncharacterized protein isoform X1, with protein sequence MKQVYRSGASMAETSYPSSDIESGEVDLANDWLKQAIYKEVSRGAKLRERKFGPPSDVTAKYSKPPLPARVVYKDRRKPSPSPCRNNGLDQLRERARSNSPFQSSRMSSPLSRRDSSSTYSRRCRPVCSMRISELAVPTKRQCIDTWRNKAGILPGQMVNRLKQQVMDQTPIVKISDAVNCFSQSSSVTSKKRPPRKINKEAMISRNKEETQYISAIFGHKIAQKLIRPVNAQLNSQLQNISSIISGEICDILRDKTKLQIDVTIHERMVRETADKVTIWIANILEETSEKLLEEDLKVKKFHERASFVTDGDLITVIGTIMRQEAELEEQEGPALDILDDLVDNVVTVCRGADSDLEDIFDAASSLQKSEDGDNDVSTTDYVSVSSGNNDDTDSKAKSPVQEALKEYLDESDKKPIDDEESLKNHLMKQLNEIIDTNVIDTLKSHDILEKNSKEFDKHTDSQSNMQANRPGSVLLSVPDYKNGQMDIKLLVDEQEYDRDQISLEKERSPSDEALNQSDKADSGSEKEAKFDESLASENNNNDAVETKAQSDKIDEDKEDTIFLLADDQVRDNIDEQKLNMNEEQKSNLNEDQKSVKSAELPEDRDKKVQFSYDNFGAVTEVKQSIHSNEKISATASGNLKHSINIGQSSNSLLREVDEPWPEDLSFETLIKPGESVSKSVTSLGRILESDERNWLSPEETSSGKDQGFTSNPHPESIEQLNNFGINYDDFLGDNDNDGDSRNDKQSTAIVKVLDEFSRNDLNDVAPKQPQYNLKDTIEVVSDETDGQYGPTPVIKTVNQEETMSQTRDGTLGVSKLNPKKKVEQQELTAQIKGKELEASLNQLKQEIKRMNIQNKASEQSLVSVMLSKLQNRDNKWQAVNSDRGQSNSDISKIHTTSSERAKYPYPQKRKLNGKIHQRPSRPGATDTKKFDYRVHPSTAPSWIRRGRGQGDLGACPRPQGYTGTDGMRERELEIRKRCKDLDKILTNLEKWKSWLEYITKYITSLKEKAELNKPTLLHTNKAVKSDREKPARSTEKDAIWTKLNHRAKGGLKLSKNNETIKFKISSTPAPAKYCFSCGKKQIKRFSRSPTRK encoded by the exons ATGAAACAAGTTTATAGAAGTGGTGCTTCTATGGCTGAAACTTCGTATCCCAGTTCCG ATATAGAATCGGGAGAGGTAGACCTTGCTAATGATTGGCTGAAACAAGCCATTTATAAAGAAGTCTCCCGTGGCGCAAAGCTTCGAGAGCGGAAGTTCGGTCCGCCGTCCGACGTAACTGCCAAATACTCCAAACCACCTTTACCTGCCAGAGTTGTATACAAGGACAGAAG GAAACCTTCACCATCGCCATGTAGGAACAATGGATTGGATCAATTGCGTGAGCGTGCGCGCTCCAACTCCCCTTTCCAGTCATCTCGCATGAGCTCGCCGTTGTCGCGGAGAGACAGTAGCTCGACCTACTCGCGACGCTGTCGACCGGTGTGCTCTATGCGGATCAGCGAACTGGCTGTCCCCACCAAACGACAGTGCATCGATACGTGGAGGAACAAAGCTGGTATCCTGCCTGGCCAAATG GTAAATCGACTGAAGCAGCAAGTTATGGATCAAACACCCATAGTTAAAATATCTGACGCAGTTAACTGTTTCAGTCAATCTTCCAGTGTTACTTCAAAGAAACG ACCgccaagaaaaataaataaagaggcAATGATAAGCAGAAACAAAGAAGAAACCCAATATATCAGTGCGATTTTTGGACATAAAATAGCACAAAAATTAATACGGCCTGTGAACGCACAGCTAAATTCTCA GTTGCAAAATATATCATCGATAATCAGTGGCGAAATATGTGACATTCTGCGTGACAAAACCAAGTTACAGATAGACGTTACAATCCACGAGCGGATGGTGCGAGAGACAGCCGATAAG GTAACGATTTGGATTGCTAACATCCTAGAAGAAACATCTGAGAAACTCTTGGAGGAAGATTTAAAAG ttaaaaagTTTCACGAAAGAGCTTCTTTCGTAACTGATGGAGATTTGATAACAGTCATCGGAACGATAATGCGCCAAGAAGCag AGCTTGAAGAACAAGAAGGCCCAGCTCTTGATATACTTGACGATTTAGTGGATAACGTAGTG accgTGTGCCGAGGAGCTGACTCTGATTTGGAAGACATATTCGATGCTGCCAGTAGCCTTCAAAAAAGCGAAGATGGCGATAATGATGTTTCAACGACAGACTATGTAAGCGTTTCGTCAGGAAACAATGATGACACCGACAGCAAAGCAAAGTCGCCTGTACAAGAGGCTTTAAAGGAGTATTTAGACGAATCAGATAAAAAACCAATAGACGACGAGGAATCCTTAAAGAATCACTTAATGAAACAACTAAACGAAATAATTGATACCAACGTCATCGACACACTAAAAAGTCATGATATTCTAGAAAAAAATAGCAAAGAATTTGATAAACACACGGACTCTCAATCCAACATGCAAGCCAATCGTCCGGGATCGGTTTTGCTATCAGTACCTGATTATAAGAACGGCCAAATGGatataaaattattagtagatGAGCAAGAATATGACCGTGATCAAATTAGTTTAGAAAAAGAGCGAAGTCCATCAGATGAGGCATTAAACCAATCAGACAAAGCTGACAGTGGGTCTGAAAAGGAAGCCAAATTTGATGAATCATTGGCctctgaaaataataataatgacgcAGTAGAAACCAAAGCACAATCTGATAAAATAGATGAAGACAAAGAAGACACTATATTTTTGCTAGCTGATGATCAAGTACGTGATAATATCGatgaacaaaaattaaatatgaatgaAGAACAAAAATCAAATTTGAATGAAGATCAAAAATCAGTTAAGAGTGCAGAATTGCCCGAAGACAGGGATAAAAAAGTACAATTTTCATATGATAACTTTG gagCAGTGACAGAAGTTAAGCAATCaatacatag TAATGAAAAAATATCAGCAACAGCCAGCGGTAACTTGAAGCATAGCATAAATATAGGCCAATCCAGTAATAGCTTATTGA GAGAGGTTGATGAGCCGTGGCCAGAGGATTTGTCATTTGAAACCCTAATTAAACCCGGTGAGAGCGTAAGTAAGTCAGTCACTTCATTAGGGAGAATATTGGAATCTGATGAAAGAAACTGGCTTTCACCGGAAGAAACATCATCAGGAAAAGACCAGGGTTTTACTTCTAACCCACACCCAGAAAGCATTGAACAATTGAATAACTTTGGAATAAATTACGATGATTTTCTCggagataatgataatgatggagACAGTCGCAATGACAAGCAAAGTACCGCAATAGTTAAAGTTTTAGACGAGTTTAGTCGTAACGATTTGAACGATGTTGCTCCGAAACAACCACAATACAATTTGAAAGATACAATTGAGGTAGTATCAGACGAAACTGATGGACAATACGGTCCAACACCGGTAATAAAAACTGTTAATCAGGAAGAAACCATGAGCCAAACGAGAGACGGTACTTTAGGCGTGTCAAAACTCAAtcccaaaaaaaaagttgagcAGCAGGAATTAACTGCTCAAATAAAAGGTAAAGAACTGGAAGCTTCTTTGAATCagttaaaacaagaaataaagaGAATGAATATTCAAAATAAGGCTTCTGAACAAAGTCTGGTTTCGGTGATGTTGTCCAAATTGCAAAACCGTGACAATAAATGGCAAGCCGTAAACTCTGATCGTGGGCAATCTAATTCTGATATTTCAAAAATACACACAACTTCAAGTGAACGTGCGAAATATCCGTATCCACAAAAGAGAAAATTAAACGGTAAAATACATCAAAGACCTTCAAGGCCTGGAGCAACGGATACAAAGAAGTTTGACTACa GGGTTCATCCAAGTACAGCTCCTTCGTGGATAAGACGAGGGAGAGGGCAAGGTGACCTTGGAGCTTGCCCCAGGCCACAGGGATATACAG gtACGGATGGAATGAGAGAACGTGAACTCGAAATTCGTAAACGATGCaaagatttagataaaattcttACGAACCTAGAGAAATGGAAGAGTTGGTTAGAATATATCACAAAATACATCACTTCTTTAAAAGAGAAAGCAG AATTAAACAAACCGACCCTGCTCCATACAAACAAAGCTGTAAAGTCCGACCGAGAGAAACCAGCAAGAAGCACTGAAAAGGATGCTATTTGGACAAAGTTAAACCACCGTGCAAAAGGAGGTTTAAAACTGTCTAAGAACAATGAGACTATTAAGTTTAAg